The Anopheles moucheti chromosome 3, idAnoMoucSN_F20_07, whole genome shotgun sequence genome contains the following window.
aaaatgaccagtttgtcaagctttgttaccaggagagcatccaacgcaggaggatgctttttccgtgtcagtcgagacagagaactcaccaaaaatgaccagtttgtcaagctctgatgccaggagagcatccaacgcaggaggatgctttttccgtgttgatcgagacagagaactcaccaaaaatgaccagtttgtcaagctctgataccaggagagcaaccaacgcagaagcatgcattttccgtgttgatcgagacggagaactcaccaaaaatgaccagtttgtcaagctttgttaccaggagagtatccaacgaaggaggatgctttttccgcattgaccgagacagagaactcgccaaaaatgaccagtttgtcaagctctgatacaaggagagcatccaacgcaggaggatgctttttccgtgtcgatcgagacagagaactcaccaaaaatgaccagtttgtcaagctctgataccaggagagcatccaacgcaggaggatgctttttccgtgtcgatcgagacagagaactcaccaaaaatgaccagtttgtcaagctctgataccaggagagcatccaacgcaggaggatgctttgtccgtgtggatcgagacagagaactcaccaaaaatgaccagtttgtcaagctctgataccaggagagcatccaacgcaggaggatgcttttttccgtgttgatcgagacagagaactcaccaaaaatgaccagtttgtcaagctctgatgccaggaaagcatccaacgcaggaggatgctttttccgtgtcaatcgagacagagaactcaccaaaaatgaccagtttgtcaagctctgatacgaGGAGAGCAGCAAGCgcaaaggatgcttttccgtattgatcgagacagagaactcaccaaaaatgaccagtttgtcaagctctgataccaggagagcatccaacgcaggaggatgttttttcgtgttgaccgagacaaagaactcaccaataatgaccaatttgtcaagctctgataccaggagagcatccaacgcaggaggatgctttttccgcgttgaccgatacagagaactcaccaaaaatgaccagtttgtcaagctctgataccaggagagcatccaacgcagaagggtgctcttttccgtgttgatcgagacagagaactcaccaaaaatgaccagtttgtcaagctctgataccagaagagcatccaacgcaggaggatgcttttttccgtgttgatcgagacagagaactcaccaaaaatgaccagtttgtcaagctctgataccaggagagcctcctacgcaggaggatgctttgttcgtgttgatcgagacagagaactcaccaaaaatgaccagtttgtcaagctctgatactagTAGAgtatccaacgaaggaggatgcttttttccgtgttgatcgagacagagaactcaccaaaaatgaccagtttgtcaagctctgataccaggagagtatcctacgtaggaggatgcttttgttcgtgttgatcgagacagagaactcaccaaaaatgaccagtttgtcaagctctgataccaggagagcatccaacgcaggaggatgctttttccgtgtcagtcgagacagagaactcaccaaaaatgaccagtttgtcaagctctgatgccaggagagcatccaacgcaggaggatgctttttccgtgttgatcgagacagagaactcaccaaaaatgaccagtttgtcaagctctgataccaggagagcatccaacgcaggagggtgcttcttccgtgttgatcgagacggagaactcaccaaaaatgaccagtttgtcaagctttgttaccaggagagtatccaacgaaggaggatgctttttccgcattgaccgagacagagaactcgccaaaactgaccaatttgtcaagctttgttaccaggagagcatcaaacgcaggaggatgcttttaccgtgtcaatcgagacagagaactcgccaaaaatgaccagtttgtcaagctctgataccaggagagcatccaacgcaggaggatgctttttccgtattgatcgagacagataactcaccaaaaatgaccagtttgtcaagctctgataccaggagagcctcctacgtaggaggatgcttttgttcgtgttgatcgagacggagaactcaccaaaaatgaccagtttgtcaagctctgatactagTAGAgtatccaacgaaggaggatgcttttttccgtgttgatcgagacagagaactcaccaaaaatgaccaatttgtcaagctctgataccaggagagcatcaaacgcaggaggatgcattttccatgttgatcgagacagagaactcaccaaaagtgaccagtttgtcaagctctgataccaggagagcatcaaacgcaggaggatgttttttccgtgttgatcgagacagagaactcaccaaaaatgaccagtttgtcaagctctgataccaggagagcatcaaacgcaggaggatgctttttccgtgttgatcgagacagagaactcaccaaaaatgaccagtttgtcaagctctgataccaggagagcagccagcgcagaaggatgctttttccgtgttgatcgagatagagaactcaccaaaaatgactagtttgtcaagctctaaaaccaggagagtatccaacgcagaaggatgcattttccgtgttgatcgagacagagaactcaccaaaaatgaccagtttgtcaagctctgataccatgagagcatccaacgcaggaggatgctttttcgtgttgatcgagacagagaactcaccaaaaaagaccagtttgtcaagctctgataccaggagagcttccaacgcaggaggatgctttttccgtgttgatcgagacagagaactcgccaaaaatgaccagtttgtcaagctctgataccaggagagcattcaatgcaggaggattttcctgaggagcacatagtctgtttcatactgatgtaaatatGCAAGTGTATATGTgatgaaatgatcgcaagtgtcttcacaatgaccgattaGATCGGCCCagtaattcttggatttcttgacacacggacaaccgacctaaaattggagcatctaacttaatacgcgaaaatcaagcgaacgatcgaaattcatattaatatgtgcagggccacgagagttgataaaatgctgacaaattggtcaaaattggcaacaaattggtgctggtcaattgtgaaaaccactataccgtagccgcgcacacaattgttttcagatttccgataccaggagagcatgttttccaagaggtggaataaatttgcccatcactattgcattgcatactatcaaacccgtgagagcgttcactagtttaaggaagatggatgaaacggagagcatccttcatttcgctcaaactttccgtcggctggtacgaaattccatacaaaaccagctgttttcagatttccgataccaggagagcatccacggaagaggtagcacctagtacagcaattttggtcgaaaaccgccgtaaggtatgcaattattatacactaacctttccgtttttcgtgaaaaatttcttcgaaaactaccagtttttgaatgtattgtaccaggagagcatccacggaagaggtagcacctggtaattttgcccgcctaaaggtatgcaatgtttaaacactaactttccatacaaaccagctgttttcagatttccgataccaggagagcatgtacttcaagaggtgaccctcagccactcaggcactcatgagtggcCGGCACttatgagtgactgagtgaccggaactcatgagtgaccggcactcatgagtgaccggcactcatgagtgaccggcactcatgagtgaccggcactcatgagtgaccggcactcatgagtgactggcactcatgagtgcctgggTGCCTGAGAGCTGttaattagccgtcgattaggcgtcgattagccgtcaattagccgtcaattagccgtcaattagccgtcaattagccgtcaattagccgtcaattagctgtcaattagccgtcaattagccgtcgattaggcgtcgattaggcgtcgattagccgtcaattagccgtcaattagctgtcaattagccgtcaattagctgtcgattaggcgtcgattaggcgtcgattagcctcaattagccgtcaattagccgtcgattagccgtcgattagccgtcaattagccgtcaattagccgtcagttagccgtcgattagccgtcgattagccgtcgattagccgtcaattagccgtcgattagccgtcaatttgccgtcaattagccgtcgtttagccgtcaattagccgtcaattagccgtccattagccgtcaattagccgtcaattagcagtcaattagccgtcaattaggcgtcgattagccgtcaattagccgtcgattaggcttcgattaggcgtcgattagccgtcaattagcagtcaattagccgtcaattaggcgtcgattagccgtcaattagccgtcgattagccgtcgattagcctaCGGtcgctaattgacggctaatcgacggctaattgacgtccaatcgacggctaatcgacggctaatcgacggctaatggACGGATTATTGactgctaattgacggctaatcgacgcctaatcgacggctaattgacggctaattgacggctaatcgacggctaattgacggctaatggACGGCTAaacgacggctaattgacggcaaattgacggctaatcgacggctaattgacggctaatcgacggctaatcgacggctatttgacggctaattgacggctaattgacggctaatcgacggctaatcgacggctaattgacggctaattgaggctaatcgacgcctaatcgacgcctaatcgacggctaattgacggctaattgacagctaattgacggctaattgacggctaatcgacggctaattgacggctaatcgacgcctaatcgacggctaattgacagctcTCAGGCACcaaggcactcatgagtgccagtcactcatgagtgccggtcactcatgagtgccggtcactcatgagtgccggtcactcatgagtgccggtcactcatgagtgccggtcactcatgagttccggtcactcatgagtgccggtcactcatgactgccggtcactcatgagtgccggtcactcatgagtgccggtcactcatgagttccggtcactcagtcactcatgagtgccggccactcatgagtgcctgagtggctgagggtcacctcttgaagtacatgctctcctggtatcggaaatctgaaaacagctggtttgtatggaaagttagtgtttaaacattgcatacctttaggcgggcaaaattaccaggtgctacctcttccgtggatgctctcctggtacaatacattcaaaaactggtagttttcgaagaaatttttcacgaaaaacggaaaggttagtgtataataattgcataccttacggcggttttcgaccaaaattgctgtactaggtgctacctcttccgtggatgctctcctggtatcggaaatctgaaaacagctggttttgtatggaatttcgtaccagccgacggaaagtttgagcgaaatgaaggatgctctccgtttcatccatcttccttaaactagtgaacgctctcacgggtttgatagtatgcaatgcaatagtgatgggcaaatttattccacctcttggaaaacatgctctcctggtatcggaaatctgaaaacaattgtgtgcgcggctacggtatagtggttttcacaattgaccagcaccaatttgttgccaattttgaccaatttgtcagcattttatcaactctcgtggccctgcacatattaatatgaatttcgatcgttcgcttgattttcgcgtattaagttagatgctccaattttaggtcggttgtccgtgtgtcaagaaatccaagaattactGGGCCGATCtaatcggtcattgtgaagacacttgcgatcatttcatcacatatacacttgcacatttacatcagtatgaaacagactatgtgctcctcaggaaaatcctcctgcgttgaatgctctcctggtatcagaacttgacaaactggtcatttttggtgagttctctgtctcgatcaacacggaaaaagcgtcctcctgcgttggatactctcctggtatcagagcttgacaaactggtcatttttggtgagttctctgtctccatcgacacgaaaaagcatcctcctgcgttggatgctctcatggtatcagagcttgacaaactggtcatttttggtgagttctctgtctcgatcaacacggaaaaagcatccttctgcgctggctgctctcctggtatcagagcttgacaaactggtcatttttggtgagttctctgtctggatcaacacgaacaaaagcatcctcctgcgttggatgctctcctggtatcagagcttgacaaactggtcatttttggtgagttctctgtctcgatcaacacggaaaaagcatccttctgcgctggctgctctcctggtatcagagcttgacaaactggtcatttttggtgagttctctgtctcgatcaacacggaaaaagcatcctcctgcgtttgatgctctcctggtatcagagcttgacaaactggtcatttttggtgagttctctgtctcgatcaacacggaaaaaacatcctcctgcgtttgatgctctcctggtatcagagcttgacaaactggtcagttttggtgagttctctgtctcgatcaacatggaaaatgcatcctcctgcgttggttgctctcctggtatcagagcttgacaaactagtcatttttggcgcgttttctggctcgatcgacacggaaaaagcatcctcctgcgttggatgctctcctggtatcagggcttgacaaactggtcatttttagcgcgttttctggctcgatcgatcCGATAATAATTATCCGATAGTTATCCGATGTTATGCCGATAATCATCCGATAGTTATCCGATAAATATCCGATAATTGTCCAATGGTTATTTGAAGATCATGCGAGGATTATCCGATGATAATCCGGTAGATATCCGATAGTCCGACTACTTCGCCGCGGTCGGCTGccaaatctccgcggcagacTGTCATTCTCCGCGGCAAGCTCGCCAAATGTTGGCGAGGGGATCATAGAAAGCGTTGAAAGAAAGAAGTTTAGAGAAGAGATGTGTATTCAAAAATGCTTCACACCAAAATTTATCCATGGGTGtaggaaataatgttaccatggacaCATTATGCGTCGCTACCCAAGGTCTGTGCAGAATAGAGGTCATGtcagagcaatttgacaagtagccaaaagttcgttacacgtgatttgacgtttggacgcccttttccattccaatgttttgtgtgtagttgtgttgattaaacgggccggtcatagcaacaagatgtttattattttagatttggttggaaatatGTGcagctgtttttcgattttagtccggagtaagatctgcagatcttatcgGCGAGAGAGGAGCTGCacatatgaggaagaggatgaggctcatcatatctcccggtACACAGTACGACGTGAAAGTCCggtaccgtgtgatcaacTCTTGgttcagaacactaataggtgatgaccacacaccactttataaaaccgtcaacagtttgctgttttgactaaaggcattcaaaacgaaggaaaattttaacgaccaagctaattgtgaaacttcgcgatatagtaaacaagtaggctagacgcaagaaaccttacacgggcgaccaaacgtcaaatgaaatacaaaatggcgaacctttatcttggctattactagacctctatcctacacagaccttggtcgCTTGGTAGAatagcaatttattttatacctTCCTGCCCCTTTGATCATAAAAACTTAAATTTTCTCAATTTTACCCGCCCACATAAATGATCCAGCCTGGTGCTATAACAGCCCAAACGTCAAGCTGTCAGATTTGATCAATTCTAGAAACGTCGAATCTTCATTTTCCTCCGATCCGAGGTAGAACCgcagataaaaaaaagggaaatagcAACGCAGAGACTAAATTTGGACCGCACTGCTTTATTTGGTGCAATTCTATTGATCTCTCCGTAACCGTAACAAAGTATTTTCGGTGTTTAGCCTGTTTAGCCTGTTGGAAAGCGAACGCAACATCATCGTCAGGCAAGAAAGATGTCGGAAAGCGACTGGGACACGGTGACCGTATTGCGTAAAAAGGCACCGAAAGCGGCCACATTAAAGACTGAATCTGCCATCAATAAGGCACGTCGTCAGGGCATACCGGTTGAAACGACACAGAAGTGTAAGTATCGCAACAGCGCTCAAAAAGGATTCCGTTTTGGGGCTCCGGTTCTGGGCAGCCATCCTTCACGCGAGTAaaactaaacaacaacaacaacagtgcacTTTGGCCAAGGTGTATTATCGTTTTTCCGGCATTGTTAAACGACAATGTGGAAATGACATGCTGCACTACGCGGAAGGCAAGCAATATGACgcaatgtttatttaaatatgcAATTGCTATCTGTGCCATGTGCTTGTCATGCCAAAtttactgttttcttttcgccgGTTCCTTAGCTatcagtgtttgtttttcatttctttttttgcagtcAACGCTGGAACCAACAAACAGCATGTAGCGGCTAAAAATACAGCCAAACTGGATCGCGAAACCGACGAACTGCGTCACAAAACGGTTGCACCGTCCGTGGCCAAGCTCATCATGCAAGGCCGACAGGCAAAAGGACTGAGCCAGAAGGATCTCGCTACGGTAGGATATCGAACGTACTCAGTCTACTGGGATATTTGGTGATTAATTGTTCCCATACTCTGCATCGTTTACAGCAAATTTGTGAAAAGCCACAAATCGTTAACGATTACGAGGCGGGTCGTGGCATTCCAAACAATTTGATACTCGGCAAAATCGAGCGTGTCATCGGCATAAAGCTGCGTGGCAAAGAAATCGGCACACCGTTGGTGCCTCCCGGTAAGAAGTGAGATGTCGGGAGGCAGTAAAATTGCTCGTCTGCCGCGCGTGGTTCTTCTCAGTGCATGATGTACAGCATGAATACGGCGGGAGAGGTCACATTTGATAATTTGTAATGTTTAAGAGTTCGTGAAGTGGAGTCAC
Protein-coding sequences here:
- the LOC128300482 gene encoding endothelial differentiation-related factor 1 homolog translates to MSESDWDTVTVLRKKAPKAATLKTESAINKARRQGIPVETTQKFNAGTNKQHVAAKNTAKLDRETDELRHKTVAPSVAKLIMQGRQAKGLSQKDLATQICEKPQIVNDYEAGRGIPNNLILGKIERVIGIKLRGKEIGTPLVPPGKK